The Ruminococcaceae bacterium R-25 DNA segment AATGCTCCTGCTATCTGGCAGAAGGTTATCGAAAAGGCTATCTACGCAAAAGTAGATGTTGCAAACTATGAGAACAGAAGAAACCTTCTTTACTCCAATATCGTTGACGCAGGCTTTGATGCTGTTAAGCCTAACGGCGCTCTCTACATCTTCATGAACACACCTGAGGGTCTGACAGACGAAGAGTTCGCTAAGATCTGCGCCAAGCAGAATCTCCTTCTCGTTAAGGGTTCGAGCTTTGCACGCCCCGGGTACTGCCGTCTTGCTTTCTGCGTTTCTGAAGCTTCTATCAGGAATTCCAGAAAGGCTTTCTTCGCAGTTGCTGAAGAGTTGGGCTTAAGCCACAGAACTGAACTCTGATAAGCATTAACTTAGGAAGGTATCAGCGTAACTATAAAGCGCCAGCTGTTTCCTTTCTCTCTGGCACAGGTGATCAGGGTTACCATCACGGGATAATCTTCTGAAGTGCCGACATAATCTTGAAGATCATAGGGTGAACAGTAGTATCTGCCGTTCACCCTATAATTTTGCTCAAAGCCTTCGGGTGTGGTTATTGTGACGGCAGCGCCGTTTTTTATCTTTGTAAGTTTATCGAAGATAGTATGTGTAATGTTATTCCTGTGTCCTACTATTATGCTGTTGCCTTTATCTCCGGGACTGGGCGAATAATCCATAAGGATCACGCCGTAGCGCATGGCCAGATCCGTGTTTTCTTCCCATATAGGTTCTTCGATATCTAGTGAAGGTATGCTGATTATCCCAATAAGATGCAGCTTATCTGTCGCGTTAGTATTTCCTGCGGTATATCTCGCTATCTGTATCAATCCTTCTGCTGCATTTTCTTCAGCTGTAGTCTCTTCGCCATTTATAGCAAGATAGTCGCCTTTAGGCACATCATATTCAACATCGTCATTTTCTCTTCTGTTAAGCACTTCATCTTTTACAGTATTCCGGATATAGGACTTCGCATATTCTTCCAGGAACAAAAGCATCCCGATAACGGATAAGATTATCAGGACTGCTCCCAGAAACGCTTTGAAATAGTTGCTTTTCATCTTATGTTCCTTTTGATCATTTTTCTCTTGATCTCATCCGTTACAAAATATGCGCCGGCACCAACTGACACCAAGAAGATCACTGCGCCTATAACAGTCTTGCTGCTTAAGAGTTCGCCTGATATAGGAATGTCTGTTACCGAAAGGCTCTGGTCTTTGTTATCCAGGTCTTCGTGCGCTATTACCCGGATATCCTCATACTGGATGCCGAGAGCGGTTTCTTCTTCGGTCGACATGTCGTAGATATTCTCGATCACGACGACCGTATCTCCGCTGTTAAGGCCCTGTGCCTTGAACTTTAGTTTTACATCTACAACTCCGGAAGGTTCCTCCGGTTCGAACTTCTGCAACGATACTACTTCGGTACCTTTGCTTGTGACCTCCGAACCGCTGCTGAGCTTTAAGGTCGCTTTTGCATAGTATGTATGCCCCACTTCCAGATTCTCGTAGCTTACGTGATCGACGATCGTTACTGTCGAATTCTTAAGGAAGGTCTTGTCGCCCTTTACTGTGGTTGCCAGTGTTTTACACGAAGGCCTTCTTACAGTCTGACCTTCATCGTTTATGTCTTCGTGCACAGCGATAGGATTTGTTCCGTTCTCGGTCTTTACTGATTCGAATACAACCAGTTCTATCGTATCCAGCGGCACATTAACGTTCTCGAAAGGAACGATCACGTAACCGTCAGGTGATTTGGGCGTAAACTTGACCGTCTTTGTATATGTATTTCCGTCTGAATCCACATATGGCTCACCCGTTGCTTTATCCATCAGGATTCCTGTCGCGATATATTTGTCACCTGGATTAAGGCCTGTAAAGCTCAGGCTGTCGTTAATACCTATCGTCTCAGATAATGTCATTACACTTGTATTCGTATTGGCATCTGTGGCACTGGTTGAAATCGCCGGACTTATCGATATGGTCTGATCGTTGTCATTAAGATCTTTATGTTCTGCTATTACGATATCTCTAAAAATTAATGTCTCAGTGCAAACTACTGACAATTCCGCCGCACCTTCTGCAAATGCCTGTTCAAACAACAATCCGCTGTCGATCTTAAATCTAACAGAAACATCTCCCGTGACTACTTCTCTTCCCTTTTCGTCCAACGAGATCTCACCTAAAGACTTATCTGCTTTAAAGGTTACTGTTGTCTTATATTCGTTTCCGTCCTTGTCCTTAAGAATCCCACCTGAGATCTTATTTACCAGGCAGCCGGTTATCTTGTATTCATAGCCTGCTGTCAGGTTTTCGAAATGGACCTTATCTGTCAGCTCGATATCCTTGCCGCAGTTGATCTTATGCGACTGGTTGTTATCTGTAAGAGACGTTGACAACAAAGGCTTGATGTCGATCTTGTTTGCCGCCTTAACTTCTATAACTTTATTGTCATCTGCTTTAGTAAGTTTAAATATCCTGGACTTGCCTGTTGTACCGTCGTCCCAAGTCACCTTATATGCAGGTTCGACCTTCTCGTCCACCCTGTACCAGCCTGTAGGAAGATTCGTGAAAACAAGATATCCCTTGCTGTCGGTCTTACCGTTTGACAAGGGCTTGCTGTCCCATACCGGTTCTTCGTTAAGGCCACCGTAAGTTATGGAAAATTCCACGTTACTGATAACTTTGTCCTCAGAAGATTTGGCGACCTTTACCGAGCATTCTAATCTGTCATTAACTACAGTTTCTTTAATGGTGTCGGCGGCAACAGTTATTTCCTTGTACCACTTTCCGTCTTTCCCGTCTGTGAATCCTTCAGGGACCTCATATACATACCTGGCTTTAGATCCATGATAAGAAATATCAGGACACACCTCGCATAGAACGTATCTTCCGCAAGGCACGTCTGCGAGCTCAAAAGCAGCTGCCCCCTGTGATTTCCATTTAACTTTTCCATCTTTATCTGACACTCCTTCCGCTAATTTAATTGTCTTGTCTTTATTCCAAAGTTCGAAAACACAGCCTTCTTTTGAATCGTCTTTATCCTTAACCTCTTTATAGACTTCGATCTTGCCCGAAAGCTTGTTGTTCTCGCATGTAAACGAGTATGTTTTCTTTGAGCCTAAGCTATCTGTCTTAAACATATACTTATAAGTCGTTTCGTTTACTTTCTCCCAGTCTGAATCATTGGTGAATTCGTAATCTATGGTATTGCCGTCACTGCAAGCAAAGGGAGGAGCTTTTTCGAAGGTCTCGGTTATTACATATTCGGTATCGTACTTGAGCGGGAAAGAACTGGTCCCTTCCCACTTGTTTCCGAAAGCATCGTACCAGTTCCAGCAGCCGTCTAAGAATTTATAAGTCGCAACGAGATTTGCGCCTTCTGTTATGGTAAAGACAGTAGTCGTTATATCAAATGAAGTCTTTGTAGTCTTTTCCAATGACAAACTGCTTCCGTCTGAAAAAAGGCCTGCGCCTTTGCCTCTTCCTGCTGTCTCTTCAGCAGTGCTCATGTTAGTTATCAGCATTACATTGGAACCAGACGTATAAGGGTAGTCGTTCTTTGTAAATGAATAGAGGTCTTTGCCTCCTGATCTTTTTACCGAATACTCAAGCTTTCCTTTTGAGCCGTCGGTACCGGATACTTTTACATGGACCACATAAACATCAGGATCAAGAAATGAGTAGACAGAAGGGATATTTCCGTCAGCATCTTTAAGGCTCTTTTTAGATCCGTCGGGAAGCAAGACACCCGACGGCTTGTTTGTCTCCCTGATATAAAGAGTATCTTCGTATGTGCCTTCTTCACCGCTCTTCGGAGTAATGGTAAAGCTCTGCTTTGCAAACGCAGATCCTGACAGAGCATAGTAATCAGTGTAGACCCCGTCACCGTCATCATCTCTTAATTCACCGGCACGGTTTTTAAGGTCAGAGTCTTTATAGACCGTGAATACCGCACCGAGATAATTGATGCCGGAAGGGTCTCTTTTATCCAGATAGAAACCCGCATAAGCAGAATCTCTTAAGCCGGTTGCCTTAAGGCCCATGAAGCCGGTAAAGCTTCCCTTGCCTGCTTCGGAAGAACTGCTCGCCAAAGACTTTTTGCAGAAATATCCGGTGGTGGAACTTGCTGTCCAATGCATAGGGACGCCGTTTTCGATGCCCGCATAGATCGTAATGTGCTGGGCATTATTCTTGTCGTTATTGTCGTTCCACCACAAGATCATGTCGCCGGGCTTAAAGCCGTAAGTGTTGATTATCGTGATCCATTCATCGTTTTGAATGCCCTTGGTGCCGTTCGTATCAAAGCTCGAAAACTTATTTTCTGTGGGAGTTATGCCTTTTTTCTTAAGAAGGCCGTCTTTAAAGCTAGACTTGATGCCTGCAAATCCCGGTCTGTAAAAGCCGTATTTGTCGGGATTGCCGCCGCCTGCATAAGATAATGTCCTGTTACCGTAAGTTCCGGGCGTACTCTGGATATAAGCAGTCTTCAAAGTGACGCTGTATACAAAACTTACCGAACCTGCGCAGTCTATGCCGTTCCAGCCGCCTCCGCCCCATGTATACTTAACACCGTTTAAGCTGCTGCAGGCAGAAAGGATACGGTCCCTGAAAGCCTTCTCGCTCGTATATCCGGCTTTCCTTGTATCAGATTCGGAAACAAGCGCATTTGAACTTAATACAGCGGCACAAACATCAGTTCCAACAAATAACGGCAGAGCGCTCATCGCAACTGCTGCCGTCATCAGAAAAGCCAGTATCTTGGCTTTATTCTTTTTTCGTATCTTCATTTCACGATGCTTCCTCCATTTTGTCAGTGATGCACTTAAGAGAACCATCAACAATGCTGATGCGGTAAATACTGTCAGATAATCTCTCGGAAATTCTTACATGCTCGCTGTTTGTTTCCTTAACGAGGCTTATCAGTTTATGGCTCTCGCTGAAAGTCTCGGTCGAAAGGATCACGAGGTCATGTACTGATGAGGGCAGGATATAGCAATCAGTTCCGATGCTGTTTACGATCTTTTTCAGGACATCGGAATACAAAAGCGCATTAGCGCCGAAGAACTCAGCTTCGTTGCTGATAACATAGACCCTGTCTTTTTCGGGGATGTCGTCTTTGCCTGCAAATGTTTCTTCTATATGCTTGTCCTCAACGCCCCAGCGCTTCATAAGGCGCACCATCGTATCTTCGATCCTCTCGCTCTTAAAAGGAAATAACTTTTTCGTATTCTTCTTAGCGAGGCGGTACAAAACAGATTCAGTAAGTTCTTCTGATTTGGCGATATCGTTGGTAATAAGGAATCCCGAAACTCCGTGCTCATCCATGTTGACTATTGCTCTATAGACGACCGTAAGATCCATGAAATCCCTGTGGGGGCAGTGCTTGATCATCTCCTGGTTTTCCTTGGTATTAACGATCTGGAAAACTATCTTGTCCTTGATGCTTTCAAAATCAAATTGCAGGATGTCATCAGGCAGGCACTTTAATGACTCTTCAAGGTAGATTGCCTGGTTAGCCATGACCTTCTCGAAAGATTCACATTCAAGATACTGGTCGTACATTCTCTCCATGTAGAAAGTTGGGCTGCAGTATGAACGCGGCGTTCCCTTAGGCTTTATCACAACACCCGTAAGGCATGTATTCACCTTCGGCACTTTCCTAAGCTCGATTTCGCAGTCTGAATACCTCTCAGGCATATAGTCCAAGAACTCATTCATTACTCTCTCCTTAAAACTCTCGTAGTCCATCATGTTTTCTGTCCTCCGTAAAAAATATTGGAAATAAAAAAACGCACCCTCAAAAGGATGCGTTCATTCATTTGCACTATAAGTATAGATCCCTTCCCCGGTCTCATTCAATAAGCCAAAGTCTCAATTTTGGCACCCGGAATTTCAATTTGTCTTTTTGAAAAACATGCTCAAACGCAATTGCAGCAGGGCTTTAGTCCGCTTTTGTAACCGTTAAAAGGAGCTTGCCTGACTTAATGGAAACTGAGATGGAAAATACGCCTTTAACAGGATGGTTCGAAAAAGAATAAGATGACCCGGCTTTTAGCGTTGCATCTTTTAAAGCATAGTAAAGGCCTTCAGTGGTAACGCCTGTTACAGGTGTATCGAAATCAAACGGAATAAGCGAAACACTTGCATCATCTTTATAAGCCCTGACGCTGCATTCCGCATGATCTTCGCCTGATAACGGGAAGCACACGGTGATACCGTCTGAGACCGTTATCTTATAACCTTCAGCTCTGAACTTCATCGCAAGGCCCAGGTTTGCCATGACGTGATCGATCCTGCCGGACAAAGGACATACAAGGATTATCTCATCGTCTTTAGTTGCCTTGCCCAAAGCTATCTCTGAGTCTGTCCAGTCTTTTTCGACAGGGTATTTTTCGACAGGGATATTATTTGCACTGATATATTCCAGACCGGCCTTGGAGATAGAATCCATGTCTCCTACTACAAGAGACGGGATTATACCGGCTTTAGCAAGGAAATCACAGCCTGAATCGCATGCGATGACAGTTGTATCGGCAGCTTCCGAAAAGCCCCTGACAACGTCAGCAGCATGAACGCTCAATGGTCCGCCTGTTACGATAACAAAGCGCATCTTTTAAGGTCTTCTATGGCTTTTGCAGGATCTTCAGCATTAAAAACGGTGCTGCCTGCAACGAATAATCTGGCACCAGCGTCGTAGACTTCTTTTACATTGCCTAATGTGATGCCGCCGTCAACGGAGATGATGGTATCAGCGCCTGCGTCATCAATTGCTTTTCTTAATTTAGCGATCCTCTCATTTGAGGAAGCAAGATAGCCCTGGCCGCCAAAGCCGGGATATACGGTCATGATGAGGATTATCTCTACTTTTCCGATGTAAGGGAAAACCTTTTCGATTGGCGTATCGGGATGGATTGAGATTCCTGCCGTGCACCCTAATGCCTTGATGTCTTCAATCAACTTATCAGGGTTTTCGGAACACTCGACGTGGAATGTGATGTTGTCAGAACCTGCGTCTGCAAATGCCTTGATATACTTTTCGGGCTCAGTGATCATGAGGTGCGTATAAAACTTCATGTCTGTATATTTGCGGATTGACTGGATGACAGGGATTCCGAAGGAGATGTTATTAACATAATGGCCGTCCATAACGTCTATATGGAGGTATTCACAGTGGCCTTCGACCTTCTTGATATCTCTCATCAGATAGCCAAAATCCGCTGCAAGAATGGACGGTGCTATATCAATGTAACTCATTGTTTTCTCCTATGCTTGTAATTGTTCCTATTATCGTAAAGCTCCGTATAAAAGCTCTTATATCTCTCGTAGCGGCCTTCGTCCAAAAGGCCTTCTGCCAAAGCGTTTCTTACGACGCACCCGTCTTCTTTCCTGTGCGAACAGTCGTCGAACCTGCAGCCTTGCGCAATCGAAGTTATCTCTGGATATCCGTATAGAACATCCCTGTAATCGACGCCCTGGTCCTCTAAAGACAGCGAGGTAAAGCCCGGTGTGTCGCAGATAAAACCGTCGAAAAACTCGTGAAGCTCGACATGCCTCGTGGTATGTTTTCCGCGCTTGATCTTTGCACTTACTTCACCTGTTTCCATCAGGTCATACCCTAAAAGAGAATTACAGAGCGTACTCTTGCCGACGCCGGAAGGACCGGCAAAGGCCGCAATTCCATCACCTATTATATCCTTAAGATCACTTTTGGTAAGAGGCTTTAGATGTGAAGATAATAAAACTTCGTAACCTGCCTTAGTATAAACTGAACAAAGCCTGCTGCCGTCATCTTCATTAAGGTCGCTCTTGGTAAAAATGATGACAGGCTTTATGTCTCTTAATGAGCATACTAAAAGCATCTTATCGAGTAACGTAAGGTCCGGTTCGGGATTAGTAACGGAAAACGTCAGGAGCATAATCGAAAGGTTTGCTACAGGAGGCCTTGCTATAAAGCTTACCCTGTCCTTGATATCAGTAATGACATAAGGAACATCAGGGTCACCGGAAGGCATGATCGTTACCTTATCGCCGATTGCAGGCTTGATGCCCTTTAATCTGAACTGGCCTCTGGCAGCGCAGCTTACATATTGATAAGAGCCATCATGAAAGAAGCGAACGGTGTAAACACCGCCCACTCCTTTAGTAATTACTCCGTTAAAAGTTCCGGTTTCTGCCATCAGTTCTAACCCTATCCGTTGTTTCCGGGTCCGGGATTGGGGTTCTGATTCTGGTTCTGGTTCTGATTCTGGTTAGGATCAGGCTGCTGTCCGCCGCCACCGCCCGTGCCGGGATCCGGCTGTACAGGTGTAGGTGTCGGAGGTACAGGTGTAGGTGTATCCGTAGGCAACGGCGTATTTGTCGGCAATGCAGAGAATACAACCGTAAATGTCGTGCTCTCCTTAACGACAAATGTGTAGTTAAGTGAGTAAGTTACGATATTGCCCAAAGAATCCATCCAGTACTCAAACTTGAAGCCTGCGGCAGGAGTTGCCGTGAGAGTTACCTGGGTATTGAGCTCATATGTTCCAGCACCGGTTGCTGTACCGCTTCCCTTCATAGCGATGTCGATGACTGCCTGAGGAGGTGTAGGCGTAGGTGTGCCGCCGTTCTGGTAATCTTCCTTGGTTCCGACAAAGAGCTTGACGGAAGACTTTCTTGCAACAGAGGAACCTGCTACAGGATTTGTAAGGATTACGTACTGCTTCTTTGCATCGAGTGCAAGAACTTCAGGCGAGCCTTCGATCGTATAGTTGAGGCTGCTTTCTTCAAGCTTCTTCTTAGCTTCTGCAACAGTATTTCCTACAACGTCAGGAACGATAGAGGACTTAGGCTCGGTAGCATAGATGATGATTACCGATTCGCCTCTTAATACCTGTGTATTAGCTTCAGGTTCAGTCCTTATTACCTGACCCGGAGTTACATTGTCCGAAGGCTCTGTGCGCAAAACAGGCTCAAGACCGAGATTCTTTAAGGACTTATATGCATCCTTATAGTTCATGTTTGAATAATCCTGAAGGATTACCGATTCTTCGGCAGAAGATACTGTGAGGACAAGGTTGCTGATCTTATTTGTCGTGGAAACCACAACGCCCTCACGGATGCTCTGGGCAATAACGATTCCGGGCTCATAAGCATCAGAATCCTGATATTCGATCGAATAGTATACATTAGCGGCATCAAGCTTCTTGATGACTTCGTCTGCCTTAAGGCCGACATAGTTTTCGATCTCATAGTCTGTATTCTGCTCGATGCTTGTGGCATTTCCGACTGCCCTTATAACGAGGATTCCGATACCGATCAGAACGCCTACGATAACAACAATAATGAGAGCTAAAAGGACATTGTCCCTGAATCTTGAGATACGTCTGGATTCAGCGCTCTTTTCGATCTCTGAGATCTTCTCATACTCAGGATCCTGTCTGAAAGAGATATTTGTATCTGTGCTTGCAGCCTTTTCGGGAACGTTCGTGATAACGCCGTATACACCGTTAGGATCAACGAGCAGTGAATCAAGCTCGGTTACGAGCTGGCGCATTGTCTGGTAACGTCTCTCAGGGCTCTTCTGCATACACTTGGCGATGATGGAATCAAGGCCTTTCGGGATTCCCTGCATCAATGAAGAAGGAACCGGTGGTGTTTCCTGAAGGTGCTTAACTGCGATAGCAACGTTGGAATCGCCGTCAAACGGAAGTCTTCCTGTTACCATCTCGAAAAGGGATACGCCCAATGAATAGATATCAGACTGGGGACCTACATTGCCGCCTCTTGCCTGCTCGGGCGAGAAATAATGAACGGAGCCCATCTGAACACCGGTCATGGTGATCGTCGTGGAAGATGCGGCTCTTGCGATACCAAAGTCCGTTATCTTAGCTACACGGTCACGTGAGATAAGGATATTCTGGGGCTTGATGTCTCTGTGAACTATTCCGTTCTGGTGAGCATAGTCCAATGCAAGACCGATCTGGATAACGATCGGGACAGCATTTTTCCAGTCCAGGTGTCCATTCTGGTTGATGAGGTCTTTTACAGTGATGCCTTCGATATATTCCTGAACGATATATCTGAAGTTTCCTTCGTGGCCTACACCGTAAACCTTAACAATGTTGGCGTGGTTTAAAGATGCTACAGACTTAGCTTCCGCATCGAACCTTCTGATGAATTCATCGTCAGATGAGAACTCGGGCTTTAAGATCTTGATGGCAACGTTAGCGCCGGTGTTCATGTCGATTCCGAGATATACGTTAGCCATACCGCCTGAGCCAATAAGCTTGACGATCCTGTACTTGTTCGCAAATATCATGCCCTCAGGGCCGTGAACCTGATTTGCCATATTATCTCCTTATAGTTCGGTTGCGGGCTCTGCTTTCGCAAGCGTAACCGTAATATTATCTGTACTTTGTCCTTCGAGCGCCCGGGCAATCAGCTTGCTGCAGATGCTTTCAGGGTTATTTCTTTCTTTTGTGCAGGCCTTGAACTGCTCGTCAGTCATATATGAATAAAGTCCGTCCGAGCAAAGGAAGACCAGATCACCGTAACTTATATTATAACTGTAAATATCAGGATTGAGATACTGGTTCTCCCCGACGACCATGAGGAGCCTTGATCTTCCGGGATGATATTTAGCATCATCTTCAGTCAAAAGCCCCTGTTTTACGAGCTTGGCAGCTTCATTGTGATCTTCAGTGAGCTTGATGAGCTCAGATCCGTGCAGGAGATATCCCCTGGTATCGCCTATATGTGCGATCGTAAGTTCCGTTCCCTTCATGAGCGCAACAGTAAGCGTCGTGCACATGCCCATGCGCTCCCTGTTTTCGAGACAGTCATGGAGGATCATGATATTTACTCTGTTAAATAATACTTTTAGGAAATGCGGGAGCTCGTCTTTGCTGTCGATAAAAGCAAGGCTGTCCTTTAGAGTTGCCATGACGCCGTCTACGGCAATCTTGCTCGCGATCTCACCGCAGCATTCGCCGCCAACACCGTCAGCTACGGCCATGCAGAAATAGCCGCCTATCTGAGCATAGGCAAAGCTGTCTTCGTTGGTGTCCCTTACGGGACCTTTTTCGGACATTCCGTAAGTTAACATCTTTCTGCCTCTATTGTTCCCCTTCTGAGTTGTCCGCAGGCGGCCATGATGTCGCTGCCCATCTCTCGCCTGATAGTAGCATTTATGCCGCCGGATTCAAGGATTTCCTTAAATTGCTTTACTTTTGCCGGAGAAGCCGACTGGAATTTAGTTCCGGGCACCTTATTCATTGCAATGAGATTTACATGATAAAGTCCGCCCTTTAAGAGCTTGACTAATTCCGCTGCGCATTGCGGTGTATCGTTGATCCCTGCTAAAAGGCTGTACTCGAAAGTGATCCTTCTGCTTGTTGCCTTTGTATAGTTCTTGCAGGCAGTCATGAGCTGCTCGATAGAATACGCTTTTGCGACAGGCATGAGCTTTTTACGGAGCTCATCATTAGGCGCATGAAGCGATACTGCGAGGTTGACCTGAAGGCCTTCTTTTGTGAATTGTTCGATCTTCGGAACGAGTCCGCATGTTGAAAGCGTGATGTGTCTTGCACCTAAGTTCAAACCTTCAGGATCGTTTGCAAGCCTTATAAAACCCATGACATTATCATAGTTGTCAAAAGGCTCTCCGATGCCCATGATCACTACGCTGTGGACTCTCTCTCCGAGATTTTTCTGGGTCAATGTAACCTGCGCAAGGAGCTCGCCCGAAGAAAGGTTTCTACCGAAATCGATCTTTGCTGATGCGCAGAAAGCGCAGCCCATCTTGCATCCTGCCTGGGATGAAATGCAGACGGATATGCCTGTCTTATATCTCATTGCAACAGTCTCAATGATGTTGCCGTCGTAGAGCTTATATACGAACTTTTCGGTGCCGTCGAGTTTGGATACCAGATGTTCTCTTAATTCGAAGCCGCCGAAAATAAAGTCTTCTTCGAGCATTGCCCTGACGTTTTTGGGGACATTAGTCATCTCATCAGTCGTAACAGAACCTGATGAAAGCCAGCCGTAGATCTGGGAAGCGCGGTACTTCGGAACACCGCGTGTTTCACACCATGCGGTAAGATCTTTTAAAGTTAAATCCAGGCAGAACTTATCCTTCAAGATCAATCTTCCTTTCTGTCTCTTTCCATGCGGCAGATAAAGAATCCCTCGCACTTGTCTTTATGAGGAAGGAGCGTGATCATGCCGTTCGCGGCGCTCTCTGCCCTTTCTTCATCCATATAGATCCCTTCAGGAAGATACTTGTCGATCGGCACAGTGTGAAATCTCTTATGCTCAGCAAGGAATGTCTCGACCTGATTCTGGTTCTCATCTGAATTAAGAGTGCATGTGCAGTAAATAAGGGTTCCGCCCGGGCGCACCATTTTCGCAGCATGCTCCAGGATCGAATATTGCAAAGGGATCAGCTCATCTAATTCATCGTATGTAAACTTATCCCTGATATCGGGTTTTCTTCCCAAAAGGCCTAAGCCGCTGCAAGGGACATCACACAATACGATATCGTAAGACTTCTTTGAATCCTTATCGTCCTTGCTGATATTTGAAGCATCAGCGCAGATCGTCTCTATTGATGTAAGGCCGAGTCTTTCACAGTTATCCCTGACGAGCTTCAATCTTGCCTCATTGATATCTAATGCATAGATATAGAGGTCATCCCTGCACATCTGTGCCATGTGGGTGGACTTGCCGCCGGGAGCTGCGCAGCAGTCAAGGATCTTATCAGCAACTCTCGGGTGTGCCACGTGGGATGCGAGCATCGCGCCCTGTCCCTGGACGAACATGCCGTATTTATTGAAGCATTCGGTATTTTCAAGTCCGTTAAGGCCGCCTGTGATCTCAACGCAGTCAGGAATGAAGCTTCCCTTGATTGCAGTAATGCCTTCTTTTTTGAGTTCCTTAATAAGTGTTTCCTGATCTACCTTATACGCATCAAATCTGACCGTGATGTTCATGGGTTCAAGGAACGCTTTTCCGATCTCATAAGCTTCCTGCTTGCCGAAATCTTTTTTCAGGATGCCGTAGATCTCAGGCTTTAATGCAACCTTGATGCCGGGCTTAAA contains these protein-coding regions:
- a CDS encoding protein phosphatase translates to MLTYGMSEKGPVRDTNEDSFAYAQIGGYFCMAVADGVGGECCGEIASKIAVDGVMATLKDSLAFIDSKDELPHFLKVLFNRVNIMILHDCLENRERMGMCTTLTVALMKGTELTIAHIGDTRGYLLHGSELIKLTEDHNEAAKLVKQGLLTEDDAKYHPGRSRLLMVVGENQYLNPDIYSYNISYGDLVFLCSDGLYSYMTDEQFKACTKERNNPESICSKLIARALEGQSTDNITVTLAKAEPATEL
- a CDS encoding 16S rRNA (cytosine967-C5)-methyltransferase, which codes for MSDDIKYKKKELARLIAEDNERELCFLMLYWVYEKDAYSNLVIKKADKIANSEGKKIDFARAMLYGTLTYTFTIDFLIRHITKEETDFMDPVARTAIRMAVWQIQFGNNIPAYAAVDASVEITKKYNPKASGYVNAVLRKFAEAPEAKRYLDQFKPGIKVALKPEIYGILKKDFGKQEAYEIGKAFLEPMNITVRFDAYKVDQETLIKELKKEGITAIKGSFIPDCVEITGGLNGLENTECFNKYGMFVQGQGAMLASHVAHPRVADKILDCCAAPGGKSTHMAQMCRDDLYIYALDINEARLKLVRDNCERLGLTSIETICADASNISKDDKDSKKSYDIVLCDVPCSGLGLLGRKPDIRDKFTYDELDELIPLQYSILEHAAKMVRPGGTLIYCTCTLNSDENQNQVETFLAEHKRFHTVPIDKYLPEGIYMDEERAESAANGMITLLPHKDKCEGFFICRMERDRKED
- a CDS encoding serine/threonine-protein kinase, whose protein sequence is MANQVHGPEGMIFANKYRIVKLIGSGGMANVYLGIDMNTGANVAIKILKPEFSSDDEFIRRFDAEAKSVASLNHANIVKVYGVGHEGNFRYIVQEYIEGITVKDLINQNGHLDWKNAVPIVIQIGLALDYAHQNGIVHRDIKPQNILISRDRVAKITDFGIARAASSTTITMTGVQMGSVHYFSPEQARGGNVGPQSDIYSLGVSLFEMVTGRLPFDGDSNVAIAVKHLQETPPVPSSLMQGIPKGLDSIIAKCMQKSPERRYQTMRQLVTELDSLLVDPNGVYGVITNVPEKAASTDTNISFRQDPEYEKISEIEKSAESRRISRFRDNVLLALIIVVIVGVLIGIGILVIRAVGNATSIEQNTDYEIENYVGLKADEVIKKLDAANVYYSIEYQDSDAYEPGIVIAQSIREGVVVSTTNKISNLVLTVSSAEESVILQDYSNMNYKDAYKSLKNLGLEPVLRTEPSDNVTPGQVIRTEPEANTQVLRGESVIIIYATEPKSSIVPDVVGNTVAEAKKKLEESSLNYTIEGSPEVLALDAKKQYVILTNPVAGSSVARKSSVKLFVGTKEDYQNGGTPTPTPPQAVIDIAMKGSGTATGAGTYELNTQVTLTATPAAGFKFEYWMDSLGNIVTYSLNYTFVVKESTTFTVVFSALPTNTPLPTDTPTPVPPTPTPVQPDPGTGGGGGQQPDPNQNQNQNQNQNPNPGPGNNG
- a CDS encoding 23S rRNA m(2)A-2503 methyltransferase yields the protein MKDKFCLDLTLKDLTAWCETRGVPKYRASQIYGWLSSGSVTTDEMTNVPKNVRAMLEEDFIFGGFELREHLVSKLDGTEKFVYKLYDGNIIETVAMRYKTGISVCISSQAGCKMGCAFCASAKIDFGRNLSSGELLAQVTLTQKNLGERVHSVVIMGIGEPFDNYDNVMGFIRLANDPEGLNLGARHITLSTCGLVPKIEQFTKEGLQVNLAVSLHAPNDELRKKLMPVAKAYSIEQLMTACKNYTKATSRRITFEYSLLAGINDTPQCAAELVKLLKGGLYHVNLIAMNKVPGTKFQSASPAKVKQFKEILESGGINATIRREMGSDIMAACGQLRRGTIEAERC